In the genome of Saccopteryx leptura isolate mSacLep1 chromosome 10, mSacLep1_pri_phased_curated, whole genome shotgun sequence, one region contains:
- the TMEM40 gene encoding transmembrane protein 40 isoform X2, which produces METSGSSSQTQDHSQVHKDTEDVDYGETDFHKQDEEARLFSQGQHKKNKSSSSSSSSSSSSSSSSSSASGAEHGELDLLNELQLYGGAPGEMVPSGESGLRRRGSDPASREMEASQLRRLNIKKDDWFMSLGVGLLTFASLETVGIYFGLVYRIHSVLHGFIPLFQKLRLMGFRRTD; this is translated from the exons ATGGAGACTTCAGGATCCTCCTCCCAGACTCAAGACCACAGTCAAGTCCACAAAGATACAGAAGATGTAGACT atggagaaacagatttcCACAAGCAGGATGAGGAAGCCAGACTCTTTTCTCAAGGACAACATAAGAAAAACaagtcttcctcctcctcttcttcctcctcctcctcctcatcctcctcctcctcctctgcctcag GTGCTGAGCATGGAGAGCTTGACCTTTTGAATGAGCTTCAACTCTATGGAG GTGCCCCTGGGGAGATGGTGCCCTCTGGAGAATCAG GACTCCGAAGGAGAGGCTCAGACCCAGCAAGTA GAGAAATGGAAGCCTCCCAGTTAAGAAGACTGAATATAAAGAAAGATG ACTGGTTCATGTCCCTCGGGGTTGGCCTGCTCACCTTTGCCTCCCTGGAGACAGTTGGCATCTACTTTGGTCTGG TGTATCGGATCCACAGTGTCCTGCATGGCTTCATCCCCCTCTTTCAGAAGCTCAGGCTGATGG GATTCAGGAGGACTGACTGA
- the TMEM40 gene encoding transmembrane protein 40 isoform X1, translating to METSGSSSQTQDHSQVHKDTEDVDYGETDFHKQDEEARLFSQGQHKKNKSSSSSSSSSSSSSSSSSSASGAEHGELDLLNELQLYGGAPGEMVPSGESGLRRRGSDPASREMEASQLRRLNIKKDDEFFHFVLLCFAIGALLVCYHYYSDWFMSLGVGLLTFASLETVGIYFGLVYRIHSVLHGFIPLFQKLRLMGFRRTD from the exons ATGGAGACTTCAGGATCCTCCTCCCAGACTCAAGACCACAGTCAAGTCCACAAAGATACAGAAGATGTAGACT atggagaaacagatttcCACAAGCAGGATGAGGAAGCCAGACTCTTTTCTCAAGGACAACATAAGAAAAACaagtcttcctcctcctcttcttcctcctcctcctcctcatcctcctcctcctcctctgcctcag GTGCTGAGCATGGAGAGCTTGACCTTTTGAATGAGCTTCAACTCTATGGAG GTGCCCCTGGGGAGATGGTGCCCTCTGGAGAATCAG GACTCCGAAGGAGAGGCTCAGACCCAGCAAGTA GAGAAATGGAAGCCTCCCAGTTAAGAAGACTGAATATAAAGAAAGATG ATGAGTTTTTCCACTTCGTCCTCCTCTGCTTTGCAATTGGGGCCTTGCTGGTGTGTTATCACTATTACTCAG ACTGGTTCATGTCCCTCGGGGTTGGCCTGCTCACCTTTGCCTCCCTGGAGACAGTTGGCATCTACTTTGGTCTGG TGTATCGGATCCACAGTGTCCTGCATGGCTTCATCCCCCTCTTTCAGAAGCTCAGGCTGATGG GATTCAGGAGGACTGACTGA